One stretch of Streptomyces agglomeratus DNA includes these proteins:
- a CDS encoding D-alanyl-D-alanine carboxypeptidase family protein produces the protein MKTDNKAVLRVARVAVTAGAVLAAGPFAAPAQADTLRPPAIAAKGGFVMNNGTGKTLFAKSADRRLPTGSTAKIMTARVVLAQRNLNLDSKVTVQKAYSDYIVSRTASSARLIVGDKVTVRQLLYALMLPSGCDAAYALADKFGSGSTPAQRVKSFIGKMNATARSLGLKNTHFDSFDGIGNTANYSTPRDLTKLASNAMKYPLFRTVVKTKSTKQKVTMRNNGYRYMSWTNTNNLLGSYPGAIGVKTGSGPEAKYCLVYAATRGGRTVIGTVLASSSQANRTTDATKLMNYGFKK, from the coding sequence TTGAAGACCGACAACAAAGCCGTACTGCGCGTCGCGCGAGTCGCTGTCACCGCCGGAGCCGTCCTGGCGGCCGGGCCGTTCGCGGCCCCGGCACAGGCCGACACGCTCAGGCCCCCCGCGATCGCCGCCAAAGGCGGCTTCGTGATGAACAACGGCACGGGGAAGACGCTATTCGCCAAGTCCGCGGACCGGCGCCTGCCCACCGGCTCCACCGCCAAGATCATGACCGCCCGGGTGGTGCTGGCACAGCGGAACCTCAACCTGGATTCCAAGGTGACGGTCCAGAAGGCGTACAGCGACTACATCGTCTCCAGGACCGCGTCGTCGGCCCGCCTCATCGTCGGTGACAAGGTCACCGTCCGCCAGCTGCTGTACGCACTCATGCTGCCCTCCGGCTGCGACGCGGCGTACGCGCTGGCCGACAAATTCGGCAGCGGGTCCACGCCGGCCCAGCGCGTGAAGTCGTTCATCGGCAAGATGAACGCGACCGCCCGGAGCCTCGGTTTGAAGAACACGCACTTCGATTCGTTCGACGGCATCGGGAACACGGCGAACTACTCGACACCGCGCGACCTGACGAAGCTCGCGAGCAACGCGATGAAGTACCCGCTGTTCCGCACCGTCGTGAAGACGAAGTCGACCAAACAGAAGGTCACGATGAGGAACAACGGCTACCGCTACATGTCCTGGACCAACACCAACAACCTGCTCGGCAGTTACCCGGGCGCGATCGGCGTCAAGACCGGCTCGGGCCCCGAGGCCAAGTACTGCCTCGTCTACGCGGCCACCCGGGGCGGCAGGACGGTCATCGGCACCGTCCTCGCCTCTTCCTCGCAGGCCAACCGCACGACGGACGCGACGAAGCTCATGAACTACGGCTTCAAGAAGTAG